The following coding sequences are from one Mus pahari chromosome X, PAHARI_EIJ_v1.1, whole genome shotgun sequence window:
- the Snx12 gene encoding sorting nexin-12 isoform X1, which produces MSDTAVADTRRLNSKPQDLTDAYGPPSNFLEIDIFNPQTVGVGRARFTTYEVRMRTNLPIFKLKESCVRRRYSDFEWLKNELERDSKIVVPPLPGKALKRQLPFRGDEGIFEESFIEERRQGLEQFINKIAGHPLAQNERCLHMFLQEEAIDRNYVPGKVLGLHWLLSMR; this is translated from the exons ATGTCGGACACGGCAGTGGCTGACACTAGGCGCCTTAACTCGAAGCCCCAAGACCTAACTGACGCTTACGGGCCGCCCAGTAACTTCCTGGAGATAGACATCTTTAATCCACAGACGGTGGGCGTGGGCCGCGCGCGCTTCACCACCTATGAGGTTCGCATGCGG ACAAACCTACCCATCTTCAAGCTGAAAGAATCCTGTGTACGGCGACGCTATAGTGACTTTGAGTGGCTGAAAAATGAGCTGGAGCGAGATAGTAAG ATCGTAGTACCACCCCTGCCTGGGAAAGCCTTGAAGCGGCAGCTCCCTTTCCGAGGAGATGAAGGGATCTTTGAGGAGTCTTTCATTGAAGAAAGGAGGCAAGGCCTTGAACAGTTTATTAACAA AATTGCTGGGCACCCACTGGCTCAGAATGAACGCTGTCTACACATGTTCCTGCAGGAGGAGGCAATTGATAGGAACTACGTCCCTGGGAAG
- the Snx12 gene encoding sorting nexin-12 isoform X2 → MSDTAVADTRRLNSKPQDLTDAYGPPSNFLEIDIFNPQTVGVGRARFTTYEVRMRTNLPIFKLKESCVRRRYSDFEWLKNELERDSKIVVPPLPGKALKRQLPFRGDEGIFEESFIEERRQGLEQFINKIAGHPLAQNERCLHMFLQEEAIDRNYVPGKVLGEKDC, encoded by the exons ATGTCGGACACGGCAGTGGCTGACACTAGGCGCCTTAACTCGAAGCCCCAAGACCTAACTGACGCTTACGGGCCGCCCAGTAACTTCCTGGAGATAGACATCTTTAATCCACAGACGGTGGGCGTGGGCCGCGCGCGCTTCACCACCTATGAGGTTCGCATGCGG ACAAACCTACCCATCTTCAAGCTGAAAGAATCCTGTGTACGGCGACGCTATAGTGACTTTGAGTGGCTGAAAAATGAGCTGGAGCGAGATAGTAAG ATCGTAGTACCACCCCTGCCTGGGAAAGCCTTGAAGCGGCAGCTCCCTTTCCGAGGAGATGAAGGGATCTTTGAGGAGTCTTTCATTGAAGAAAGGAGGCAAGGCCTTGAACAGTTTATTAACAA AATTGCTGGGCACCCACTGGCTCAGAATGAACGCTGTCTACACATGTTCCTGCAGGAGGAGGCAATTGATAGGAACTACGTCCCTGGGAAG GTCCTTGGGGAAAAGGATTGCTGA